One Orcinus orca chromosome 8, mOrcOrc1.1, whole genome shotgun sequence genomic window, AAATGAatttagttacttatttttttaataaacatttctggAGTGTGCACTATATAAAGTACCAAGATCCCTTGGAAAATATGATGATGAAAAAGACCTAGACAATGCCCTCAAAGCAGTTTTATATGGAAGATAAGACAAGGGCAAAAATAACTCTAGAGATTGAGAACACAACCTGttaagttaaatataaatttttttacacctcaatttcttcctccataaaatgggaataatgagagTACCACCTATGTTTCAAGCATCCCATTCTCTTTCTAGCTTACATGTCCCAGTGTTCTAATAGAAGTATTTGACCTAATGGAGACATTCAGCCCATGAATCAAACACTGTTTCATTCTCCATCATTGCCCTcatgttctcatttccttttttacccAAGATAAATTTACTGGCCCATCATTTTAATCACTCTCTTATCCCTCCATCCAATCCATCAAGACACTTGGTCCTCTCTCCTTGAGATACACATGGCTGGAAAACCCTAACCCTGATGAAACCTTACTATTTGCTTTCTTCCCATCTTTCGAGTCCCCTTGTCCATGGAGGAAAATTCCACAAAGTCATACAATATGAGTTCAGGAAACACATCCAGAGCAAGGCACACATAGGCTCTGCATTTCTTCAGCATCTACGTGGAGAGGCATCCCATGTTGAGGAGGGTTTTGTTCTAGTGGAAGCCCCTTCCCCATTGCTCTTCCTTCATATAGGGCCTTGATGACAGCCACTTTATTAGGAAAGGGACCTTCAGACTGCTTGCGGAATTAAGCTGCCTAGATATCATGCCAGCCATGTACAGGAGCTGTCTGGGAAAGCCAGCAGCCCCATACGTTAGGAGGCACCTGGAGACTTTGGATCCTTTTGGATGCTATAGCCCTCCAGTCATGGAAGGAGTCTAGGCTAGCCTATTATTCAGGCATCTTAGGATGAACATCTAGGATCATTTTTGAACAATGCTTCTCCTTCATGACAATCTATCCACAAGAAGCTTGAGTGCTCATCAGGTGTTTCTGAAATAGGAAGAGAGACATCATTTGATTTCCACCCAATCTTTAGAGGCTAAGTTAACTGCATTTGTCACACTCCCTCAGGGATGAGCTAGATTGTCAaccacttcccctccccaccatttATTACCAATATATTCTATAGAGACCTCGAGATTGTTACTTTTATCCTTTGACATTAAagttggaaaaggagaagagtgCATTGATCCTCCATTACCTACCTTCTGCATATTCCATGGTGCATGAGGCTCCAGGGCAGAGGTACAAGGAGCTACTACGGCTCACTCAAAGGGCCCCTGCCATCAGTATTCGGGTCTGCAGCAAACATTAATTTGATGCACTCTTACAAAAGCTACCAGCAGGGGTCACAGAGAGCAAGCTCTTCCTTGGCTATTATTTTGTCCCTGATCCCAGACCCAAAGGATAAGGGTTTTATGTTAAAGCCAAATAGTGGTGACCTCTTTGGGGAGAGGGGTGGTAGAGGATcaggccccagccccagcttccTCTTGTCTTGAATGGACCCCAGATAGCATATAGGGACCTCGGGCACCTCTTGCAGACCATAGGAGATGTGGGGAGTTTCTATTACTTGGAACAATGGCAGGCCAGCTGATCTTAGTCTTATTGGGGAGACTACAGGGTGAGAAAGGTTAAATGCTTTTGTTCTCTAAAGACAGTTGAGCTCTTCCTCACAGATTTCTTTAGCATggttttcttctcctctccctggtTCTTGTGCTGACCAGATACTAGTGGTGTTTAATGCCTTGACCACTGTGCTAGCTTCTCCCATTCTGGCAGCTTTCCCAGGGAAACCCCTTTGTTCCTAAAAGGACCCTGAAATTTGTATTACCTTTAGATGCCATATATTTTCTTGTAAGAAATCTTAAAGGAAAAATTTCAGGCAAAATACCTGTGCTTTGTGGGCTGATAACATTAAAAATGAGGTCTTTTACTAGACAGTTGGGAGAGACGGTTGCATTCAATTTTGTTGGAATAGGGAATGATGGAGTTAGGGTGGGGCTGATTTGAGTAGAATCTGGAAGAGTTACATGGGTACTGACCAACAGTTCAagtttcatttggaaatattttcttgagaCAGTACCTGTTTTCCTGGAAGGAAAATTGTCTCTACTTTTATCCAAAGCAAGACGATCAGAGGAGACTTCACTGACAAGGTGATGTTTGCACTGAGGCTTGAGAGTTGCCTGGGTGCAAAGACCATCAGACAAGAGTTTACCGGCCTTTTTTGAGACACAGCCAGGAATGTGTTTGGAAGGAGAGAGCAAGGAGCAGGGTAGAAAGGGGTGAGGTCAAGAGGTGATAGTGGGCCAGATCACTTAGGGACTGTTAGGACATTCGAAGGATTCTAAGTGGGGTGGAACAGGTGTGCCTGAAGTTTGAGGACAGGGGAAACTGAAAGAGAATATTTGAACAGTGGAAATGAAGGGAGCTTAAGAGGATTAGGAAACAGTAGTAAGGGAACACTTGTAATTCGGTTAATGAGATAGTTtgcttcgttttttttttttttctttgtttatttgtacacatatattttctgTCCTAAAATTATAACTATTACATATGCTCCATACAGTTCAAGTTGAACTTGGCGTATACatagtgaaatttatttttggcattgttttcaatatgttttttttttcacacacacgcactgtattttatttttacaagagataaataaactgacaccaagcattgtaaatggattactacaagaaaagcaacaatgattgcaattaccaaatacgaaacacactcatactatgtcataatagcgacattcagtccagtaatcctccactgtaacagctcctttactttgcagtgaaaattgacttgtatattttttgcctctgagttcttgtgggattgtttttttaattcaaacagaacgtcataaaaattataatcatcttcCTAAGTTCACTCATTCCCATGTAAGtaactattttttcttcttgatgtttTGTAAgacacttttatgaattcatcagtttgccattagagttctgaaaatgcttattcgtTCAGTTACACAGTATAGttagttaccagaaacctgtacttgtcagagtgttttccatgaattccttgaacatgaaacccttttataggaacatttttgcaaaagcatcagagtacacgcAGTACTCTCTCTAAATGataaaagagttaaaaatgaccacagttaaagatttgatgaaagttcataataatgcaattgacaaggaaatttagttatttctgagatatacattttaaagtaataactagaattatgacttataacgttataccagaacatataagatttttagaaatttcatgtaatgtctgaaacatttatattaacgtatttccatacaaataacccaaaaaagtttattattaggtttttttttgttgtttgtttgtttatattgcaggttcttattagtcatcaattttatacacatcagtgtatatatgtcaattccaatcacccaattcagcacaagcacaccaccatcctcaccccaccacagttttccccacttggtgtccatacgtttgttctctacatctgtttctcaacttctgccctgcaaacctgttcatctttaccatttttctaggttccacatacatgcgttaatatacgatatttgtttttctctttcaactaacttcattctgtatgacagtctctagatccatccacgtctcaagaaatgactcaatttcgttcctttttatggctgagtaatattccattgtaaatgtgtaccactacttctttatccattcatctgtcaatgggcatttaggttgcttccatgacgtggTTATTGTAAACAATGTTGCcataaatattggggtgcatgggtcttttagaattatggttttctctgggcatatgctcactcgtgggattgctggatcatatagtaattctatttttagttttttaaggaacctccatactgttctccatagtggctctatcaaattacactcccaccaaaagtgcaagagggttcccttttctccacaccttctccagcatttgttgtttctagattttctgatgatgcccattctaactggtgtgaggtgatacctcattgtagttttgatttgcgtttctctaataattagtgatgtggagcagcttttcatgttgaTGCATCTCTTTTTTCTACCTTTAATGAGAATGTTACTTCTGTTCCACTGTTAAGAATGATCCTTGgtaatttttaccttgaaattcTTCATCTTACAAAACAAGTTTCTCTTGATGCTTTGCAAGTAAGAATTGTAAAATCATGAATGCATTTTGcatttcatcaaatgcttttttggtACCTATAAGATGAtggtatttttcatttactttgttaATATTCTGAATTATGTCATTAAATTTTCCAATGTTGAATCATCCTTCCATTCtatttggtcatgatgtattataattttattatattgctGTATTTCGTTggataacattccattttatgcTTTCATGTGTGCTTATAAACAAAGATGGCCTgtagctttatattttattttcctttttttcgtTTTGCTATCAGAGATGAGAATAACTTCATCTGAGTAGCTTTCCAACTTTTTCCATACTCTGAGACAATTTGCACAATAAGAGTTAACTGTTTCTTGAAACTTTTCTAGATTCACATATAAAATGATGTGTCTCCTGGACTTTCAGCAGTCATACTTTGAACCAGATTCTTATACTGGGGTATTAGTCAAGATTTCTGGTGTTTCTTGGATCCATTTTGGATATGTTTCCTCTccagaaaattattcttttctcttatcttttgaaAATCTTGCTGTCAAGTTTCTCCTAAGATTCtcttttgagatttaaaaaattctgttgtgCACTATTTCATTCCTAGTGGTTTATTTACCCCTTCTTTCTTAGGCTCAGTTATACCCATGGTTTACTGCTATCATTAATTTCTTCCAAGAATAATTTTGGTCATCAGTGTTTGGTGTTGTATGTGTTTTCGTTCATTAACTTTgtctttattctttgttattgttttactcctacctcttctttctcttcttctattTTGTAGCTTCTTCAATTGAATGTTTAGTTCATATATTTTCAATcacccttccttttccttttggtacGATGAAAGATATCTGTCTCCTTTAATGCTTTTAACCctaaactatatttcaaaatttatttaaataatttaaataaatttaaaaaattatttcacagaAATTTGTAAAAATCATAACTTGATGATTTATGACAGTGAGTCATTCTGATGGCTGTGTAACCAGCACCTGCCTTCAGGATAGAATAATCACATTATTCTAGAGACTTCCTCACACCCCCCACTCACAACCTGTCTCTCTCACAAAAGTAACCACTACTCTGACTTCTAACATAGATTACGttgcctcctttttctctttatataaatggaagcaaAGAATAGGTATTCTTTTGGGTCTGGGTAATTTTGCTCAGTATTCTGTTTATAgaattattcttatattttcatgTAGTTCTTGTTTATCTTCATTGCTgtattgtattccattgtatgaatacactATAGTGTACTTAACCATTCTAATGTTGActggcatttgagttgtttccagtgtttggctACTGAAATAATGTTGTTCTGAACATTCTTGGACTTGACTTTCattgcacagacacacacacatcctaggCATGAATCAAAGCACATGGGTAAGTTCAGTTTTAGTGGATTCTGTCTAAATAGTTTTTCAAAGTGAATGTAGTGATTCCCATTCTCCTTACCAGAGTACAAGAATTTCCACTGTTCACAACAACATTTATTGTATTGTCAATCTTATGAAATTTCAGCCTTTCTTTGAATATGCAATTATATTCCATGGTGGTGTTTTGTTTGTAGTTCCCTAGTAACTATTTCCAAACATTAGTTTGAAACCTGTctctattgtattttttcttaagttttcttttCAATACTGACCTGAAGACACGACATTTGGGATACCCACCCAGGGCTGGGTGATTCACTAGACCTCAAGAGGCCAGAGCCAAGTGTCGACCAAGGACATCAcagacttgcaggctcagccAGCACCAGTCCTGAGCAAGGCTTCTGCCCAGCGTGGAGTCCCCTGCAGAATCAGCAAGCCTAAGAAATATTATCAACTCATTGCATTAAAGTCTACTGGGGGTTCCTGCTGATATACTCCAACCCATTTTTGAAAAAGTAGTGTTTTCCAGCATCCTCACCTATCCAGAACATAAGTAAAAACTTGGGAGTTTCTTGCTTATTAATGAAAGCTATGAAGTCTAAGTCCAACTGGGCCCAGAACCCAAGTTGTAGCATAATGGTATTTCATCCAACCAAGGAAGAGTTTAATGATTTCGATACATACATTGCTTATATGGAATCCCAAGGTGCACACCGAGCAGGCCTGGCCAAGGTAATTCCACCCAAGGACTGGAAAGCCAGAGAGACCTATGATGATATCGATGACATCTTAATAGCTGCTCCCCTCCAGCAGGTGATTTCTGGGCAAACAGGAGTGTTTactcaataccacagaaataagAAGGCCATGACCGTGGGTGAGTACCGCCACTtagcaaagagtgaaaaatatgGGACTCCACCACACTTGGATTTTAAGGACCTGGAGCGAAAATACTGGAAAACACGACCCTATGGTTCACCAGTATATGGGGCTGACGTCAGTGGCTCCTTATTCGATGAAAACACGAAGCAGTGGAACCTTGGACATCTGGGAACCATTCAGGACCTGCTGGAACAGGAGTGCGGCGTGGTCATCGAAGGCGTCAACACCCCCTACCTTTACTTTGGCATGTGGAAGACCGCCTTCGCCTGGCACACGGAGGACATGGACCTTTACAGCATCAACTACCTGCACTTTGGGGAGCCCAAGACTTGGTACGCGGTGCCCCCGGAGCACGGCCGGCGCCTGGAACTCCTGGCCAGGGAGCTTTTCCCGGGCAGCTCGCGGGACTGTGAGGCCTTCCTGCGGCACAAGGTGGCTCTCATCTCGCCCACGGTCCTCAAGGACAACGGCATCCCCTTCGGTCGGGTCACTCAGGAGGCTGGAGAGTTCATGGTGACGTTTCCCTATGGCTACCACTCTGGCTTCAACCATGGCTTCAACTGCGCCGAAGCCATCAATTTCGCCTCCCCGCGCTGGATTGATTATGGCAAAGTGGCGTCGCAGTGCAGCTGCGGGGAAGGCCGTGTCGCCTTCTCCATGGACGTCTTCGTGCGCATCCTGCAACCGGAGCGCTACGAGCTGTGGAAACGCGGGCAGGACCAGATCGTGGTGGACCACACGCAGCCCACGGAGCCCAGCAGCCAGGGCCTGGACGCCTGGAGGGAGGTCCCCGCGCCCTGGGGAGCCGCTCTGGGCCTGAGGCACCACCAGCCACGCCGCGCTCGGCGCCCCCGTGGGCCTGTAGCCGCGGACGGTGAGACCCGCCACCGAGTCCCTGTGAGTGCTGTGTCCCGGCGCTCCTCGCCGGTCCGGGGTTCTTGCTCGGCCGCCCAGTTCGAGGCTGAGGCCACCTGCACCTCCGGGGAGCCCGGCCCGACCCAGCCGCCGACCCCAGGTCCATCTGCCCCGGATCGCCACCCAGCTGGAAGATGTGGCCCTCGTCGTCGTCCTTGGGAACAGGGGACTCAGGAGCCAACTGCTCCCCCCAGGGCTAAGAGGAGGCTTTCCTTAGACATTGTTCAGGACCCAGAGGCTCAGCCCCTGCCTGTGGATGCACCCTCGCCGGACAACGCTGACCCGCTCAGCCCTGGGCTCCAGCATCCCGCCAAGGCTTCTGGGTGTGGTTGTGGCCCTGTCCCCTAAGCGCAGGGGATGCCTTTCTACCCCACTGCTCTTGCGTGGGGATCCTTTGAGACTGGTCGCACTGACATTTCAGAGCTTTGGCTATTTGCACGTCACTAGTCTTGCATGAGAGTCCCTCCTGGGCTGCCGCTGGACCTGCTGGGTCCGTGGTGCTTACCAAATTCGCCAAAGTTTGTTCTTCCTTCCAGACCCTGGAATCTTTGGACACTGCTAACTCCTGTGTCACGAACTGAGGATTCATGCACTGGACACTCTAGTGTCTCTGGAAACTAGGTCCTGCTGAGGTCGCCAGAGCCCAATCTACCTCAGACTCCCATCCCGTGGGCCAGCTCTGGATGCTGCTCAACTTCTAAAGAATCCTGGGCTTTGATTAGCCTCCAGtctccctccttttcctcttcccccttcccttcctgcttttcttGCCAAACTAGGCCCTTGTGACCAGTTAGGTCAGTAGAGACTCAGATAATAATTGATAATCTTTCTGAGTCTTTGatgtatttaaaatgtgttctctGCCAGTATGGTAACCAGAAAGATAAAATCTGACTTTACTAAAATATTAAAGGTAACTGGAATATTAAAATCTGACTTTATTTTGTGTTGTTCATTCAGTCAACTGAGAGTTGGTCGTTTTTCTTGcacttttcttaataattatatcaACACATTTCAAgcaaaacttatttttctgagCTTGTTGCCTTGTGTGATGTTGGTGAGTGAGTTTGGGGTTGATTGTTGGGTTCCAGCTGGCTGGCTGTGTTGGGGGATTTGGTTTGCAGCCCTATCTGAAGGGAGACTTGGAGGAAATCACCTGGCACCTGGCTGATCCAGGTTGCTAGGAGAGATGAGCAAACACAGGGCAAAAAGTGCCAGCATGTGAAAATCTTCTCTCCAAGTCTCCACTGCCTTCTCAATGCTCTACGTACATTTCACATGGTTAAGTCATTGATACAtcccaataaacaaatccacaaataaatgaacaagacaaTTTCAAGTGGGCATATGTTCTGTGAAAAGATTAAAGGGGATGGGGTGATAGTGCAGAATGGGCGGTGTGGTTCCGGTGGTCAGGGGATACTTCATAAAGCAGGAGACCTTTCTGAGTCCCAAATGACAAGAAGGAAGGTCCAGAGCTGATGTCCACTTGGATAAAACAACAAGTGTAACAGCCCTAAGATAGAGCTTGGTGCTTTTGTGTGTATAGAGAGGAAGCTCATTTGTATCTGGGGCtagagaagggagaggcaggatctTGTAGCTCATGttaaatatttgagatttttcaacTTGAAATGAGAAGGCATTGGAAGTTTAAAACAGCACTTGACATGATATAATTTGCATATTTAACTAATCACCTTAATTGTTCTGTGGACCCCTTGGGGGCAGGAGAAGTAGGTAGAACATCTAAGTAATACAGGTGAGAATCGATGGTTACTGACTTAGGCCATAGTGTTGAGAATGCACAGAAGTGGCCAAACTCagaataaattttggaaattgaaAATGATAGTTTGGATGCAGAAGGCAACATTTCAGAGAATCAAACCacatctctcttccctccagcTGTCCCCTACAGAATTTCAGTAAGATTCTGGAATTTGAAGCACCATGTAAAACTACAGGCAGGAGCACGGAAAAAGTAAGGCTTCTTTGAAGTTCTGATTGAGCAGTAGCAAAAGCCCATGTGTCCTCCCTATCACCATGCAGCTAGGCAACTCTGTGGTAGTATATTCTGTGgaaaactgaagctgagagaCTGAACTCCGGATCCTCAGTGGAGGATGGCAGTGAGATGCTTGGCTGAAAAGATGATTAAGCCCTGTATTGAGATGGTGGAACCACATGATGGAAGAAGACTGGAATTACTGGGAAGGCAGCAGCTCTGGAGAGCAACTGGACCATTGTAGATCTCATATGAGCAAGGAGTAACCTTTCATGTGATAAGTAACTGAGATCTTGAGGGCTTTTGGTCCTTTAATTTAGGTCAGTTGTGGATATGGCAGTGCAGAGAAATATGGGAACTCTGAGAAGCCTCTATGAAGAAAGTAGCCTGGCTCATATTGCTAGTTTAAATTTTAGAACCTGAAATTTTCCTTGTTACATTTCAGGGATATCACAATCTCTTCCCGGCAGATACACGCTCCAAATAGGCTAGGATAACAAAATTGGGGGttttgaaggaaaagaaacaaaaataaatttcagaaagtATTTCTTCCACTACACTCCTTATGTTATCACTCACTTTTATAGTTGAAACAAAATTTCCTTTGCCCAATAAAAAGAAGCAATGTTAAAAATACAGTTTAGTTTTACCAGTACACTGGTTCCTAAATTAGTGTTCTTGACCTAAGTAAGCAGTTTTCAAAAGAAGATtaacaaatggccaacaggcccatgaaaagatgttcaacatcactaattattagagaaatgcaaatcaaaaccacacaggggtatcacctcacacctgtcacaatggccatcatcaaaatgtctacaaataataaatgctggagagggtgtggatgaaggggaaccctcttacactttcggtgggaatgcaaattggttcagccactatggaaaactgtatggaggttgcttaaaaaaactaaaaatagagctaccatatgatccaacaatcccattcCTAGGCGTATattcagaaaagatgaaaactctaattcggaaagatacatgcacaccagtgttcatagcagccttatttataatagccaagacatggaaacaaaccaaGTGCCCCTCAACAGATGACTGGTttaagaagaagtggtacatacatcccatggaatattactcagccagaaaaagatgaaatattgccacttgcagcagcatagatggacctagagaatatcatacaaagtgaagtaagacagaaaaagacaaatatatcacttacatgtgtaaTCTCAAAAACAATACAAGTGACCCtatatacaaaaaagaaacaggcacacagacatagacaacaaaCTTGTGGTTAGGTAAGGGGaaagggagcaggggagggataaattaggggtatgggattaatagatacaca contains:
- the LOC101272067 gene encoding lysine-specific demethylase 4D-like isoform X1 — its product is MKAMKSKSNWAQNPSCSIMVFHPTKEEFNDFDTYIAYMESQGAHRAGLAKVIPPKDWKARETYDDIDDILIAAPLQQVISGQTGVFTQYHRNKKAMTVGEYRHLAKSEKYGTPPHLDFKDLERKYWKTRPYGSPVYGADVSGSLFDENTKQWNLGHLGTIQDLLEQECGVVIEGVNTPYLYFGMWKTAFAWHTEDMDLYSINYLHFGEPKTWYAVPPEHGRRLELLARELFPGSSRDCEAFLRHKVALISPTVLKDNGIPFGRVTQEAGEFMVTFPYGYHSGFNHGFNCAEAINFASPRWIDYGKVASQCSCGEGRVAFSMDVFVRILQPERYELWKRGQDQIVVDHTQPTEPSSQGLDAWREVPAPWGAALGLRHHQPRRARRPRGPVAADGETRHRVPVSAVSRRSSPVRGSCSAAQFEAEATCTSGEPGPTQPPTPGPSAPDRHPAGRCGPRRRPWEQGTQEPTAPPRAKRRLSLDIVQDPEAQPLPVDAPSPDNADPLSPGLQHPAKASGCGCGPVP
- the LOC101272067 gene encoding lysine-specific demethylase 4D-like isoform X2 codes for the protein MKAMKSKSNWAQNPSCSIMVFHPTKEEFNDFDTYIAYMESQGAHRAGLAKVIPPKDWKARETYDDIDDILIAAPLQQVISGQTGVFTQYHRNKKAMTVGEYRHLAKSEKYGTPPHLDFKDLERKYWKTRPYGSPVYGADVSGSLFDENTKQWNLGHLGTIQDLLEQECGVVIEGVNTPYLYFGMWKTAFAWHTEDMDLYSINYLHFGEPKTWYAVPPEHGRRLELLARELFPGSSRDCEAFLRHKVAVISPMVLKDNGIPFCRVTQLAGEFMVTFPYGYHSGFNWGEAINFATQRWIDYGKVAWE